The genomic interval CCTGTAATATCTGCACGATTAATTTTGATCCCCATGGGCACAAAAACACCATAATCCTATTCTTCCAATCACTTGCATTAACAAGTCAACTGAAAAAAACCTGTTCAAAGCTGAACTGTTGAATGATTGATCGATATCCTCCTTAACTCTTTGGCCTCCATATCTGCTGGCCTTTATGCATCACCACATGCCCATTTGAAGATGAACTGTTGAAGTTTGTTCCTCTAGGCTTCTTAGTTCCTCTAGGCTTCTGTATATGCCCATTTAGAGATGAACTGCCGATATTTGTTCCTCTAGGCATTGGCATATGCCCATTTGAAGATGAACTGCTGATATTTGTTCCTCTAGGCATTGGTATATGCCCATTTGAAGATGGGATGTTGATGCTTGTTCCTCTAGACATCTGTATATGCCCATTTGAAGATGGAATGTAAGAGTTTGTTCCTCTAGGCATCTGCATATTTCCATTTGAAGGTGAACTGTTGGAGCTTGTTCCTGGACCAGCATATTGAAAATGAGGCTGTAACTGCAGTGGAGGGCGCATGGCTCTCTGCACTTTTGGCTGAGTTGGGTGAAAGTAACTTCCATCGTAATTTCTGATAGGAGTTGTGATAGATTTTACTACATGTGGTGGTGCTAACATGGTCAAAAGTGAATTTAGATTATGATGGTTCGAGGAAAGAAAGGCGTATGTTTTTGAAAACGTGTCGCTTATCTTCTTCAGTTGTCCTGCATTGACAGATCTTGCAGTATTTTGTGGCTGCTCAAAGGGATCCTCAACCTAACCAATCAAAAGTCAGATACAAATATCAGTAGCAGAGCGAGAGAAAATATGCATCATAGAATCTAGCATTTGCCACCAAGAATTGGCTCGTAGGAAAGCCCAAACAGAATCAAGCATTGTCGTGTCGTGGCAATAAACAAACACAGGATATCCCCAAAACAAAACCATAATGTCTCCTAAAAGTAGAAATGAACATATGCAGAGTATTACAAATATAGAGTAGGTCTTGGGTAACCAAATCGTGTTGTTCTCTATCTGCTCCCATTGTCCAGTATACGGGCAAATTCCCAACTCCGAGGCCCATGAATCCATCTGAGCATACTGCAGGAACATACAATATGGTGTAATCATTATTTTATGATGCTAGAGGGCAGTGCTATAGATTGAGAAAATTCACTGCCAGAGAGCCTCAACAACAAATGCTATAAAATCTCATGTTAtcattaaaaatacattatatgCATCACTGTAGCATTCTCACTGGTATTATTCGGGGAGAAGAGGATacaattttaaaagagaaattgTACTTGACAACAAGTAGCTATATAATTAAGGGAGAGAATTATGAAATGTAATAAATATGTCATAGaaagaaataaacaaaaaacGTTTTGTAAAATGTTGAATCACAACTTAAAAGTGTATGATCAAGTGAACAGAAAAATACCAGATATTAAACACAGCATACAAACATCTTTTACcaatgcaaaaaaaataaataattcaacgAAAGAAAGTTACCTTTCTTAAGAATTCAACAAAAAGATCAGGCACGGATTTTTTGTTAATTGACCTTGCCGTGTTTGATATGTGCCGGTTTATACCAGCGTTACATGTTTCTGCTATAAGATTCTCGGCATCAGCTCTAATGCCTGCATAAATTACATCAAGGTAAAGATTACACAACTCTTGTATACAAGTTAATCAACAATTCTAATTCCGGTGTATTATATACAGGTAAATTGAGAATTCTAGACACATCAAGCATTTTACACTCCAAACTCATTCAAACAAAAAAGCAAAAGGTTGCTGCCTGGCAATACCTGGGAATCATGTTAAATGAGTTTTTTGTACTTATTCTAGGGTTGAGCAAAAAGTAGTTTTCAGAAAATCTGAACAGAACTATTTCAACAATTTcggttattaataatttaatatactCATTTAAACTATTTGAAAAAACTAGTTCTCAACTGAATTGTTTTATAAGCCAGATGTAAATCAGTTTTAAACAGGTTC from Phaseolus vulgaris cultivar G19833 chromosome 1, P. vulgaris v2.0, whole genome shotgun sequence carries:
- the LOC137815012 gene encoding protein HESO1 isoform X1 encodes the protein MSTHSMLDIVLKDILQVVTPLQEDWQIRFAILNDLRSIVESVESLRGATVEPFGSFVSNLFTRWGDLDISIELSNGLHISSAGKKQKQTLLGEVLKALRMKGAGSHLQFISSARVPILKFKSNRQGVSCDISINNLPGQMKSKILLWINKIDGRFHDMVLLVKEWAKAHKINNSKTGTFNSYSLSLLVIFHFQTCVPAILPPLKYIYPGNMVDDLKGIRADAENLIAETCNAGINRHISNTARSINKKSVPDLFVEFLRKYAQMDSWASELGICPYTGQWEQIENNTIWLPKTYSIFVEDPFEQPQNTARSVNAGQLKKISDTFSKTYAFLSSNHHNLNSLLTMLAPPHVVKSITTPIRNYDGSYFHPTQPKVQRAMRPPLQLQPHFQYAGPGTSSNSSPSNGNMQMPRGTNSYIPSSNGHIQMSRGTSINIPSSNGHIPMPRGTNISSSSSNGHMPMPRGTNIGSSSLNGHIQKPRGTKKPRGTNFNSSSSNGHVVMHKGQQIWRPKS
- the LOC137815012 gene encoding protein HESO1 isoform X2, which gives rise to MISVSGATVEPFGSFVSNLFTRWGDLDISIELSNGLHISSAGKKQKQTLLGEVLKALRMKGAGSHLQFISSARVPILKFKSNRQGVSCDISINNLPGQMKSKILLWINKIDGRFHDMVLLVKEWAKAHKINNSKTGTFNSYSLSLLVIFHFQTCVPAILPPLKYIYPGNMVDDLKGIRADAENLIAETCNAGINRHISNTARSINKKSVPDLFVEFLRKYAQMDSWASELGICPYTGQWEQIENNTIWLPKTYSIFVEDPFEQPQNTARSVNAGQLKKISDTFSKTYAFLSSNHHNLNSLLTMLAPPHVVKSITTPIRNYDGSYFHPTQPKVQRAMRPPLQLQPHFQYAGPGTSSNSSPSNGNMQMPRGTNSYIPSSNGHIQMSRGTSINIPSSNGHIPMPRGTNISSSSSNGHMPMPRGTNIGSSSLNGHIQKPRGTKKPRGTNFNSSSSNGHVVMHKGQQIWRPKS
- the LOC137815012 gene encoding protein HESO1 isoform X3, with amino-acid sequence MKGAGSHLQFISSARVPILKFKSNRQGVSCDISINNLPGQMKSKILLWINKIDGRFHDMVLLVKEWAKAHKINNSKTGTFNSYSLSLLVIFHFQTCVPAILPPLKYIYPGNMVDDLKGIRADAENLIAETCNAGINRHISNTARSINKKSVPDLFVEFLRKYAQMDSWASELGICPYTGQWEQIENNTIWLPKTYSIFVEDPFEQPQNTARSVNAGQLKKISDTFSKTYAFLSSNHHNLNSLLTMLAPPHVVKSITTPIRNYDGSYFHPTQPKVQRAMRPPLQLQPHFQYAGPGTSSNSSPSNGNMQMPRGTNSYIPSSNGHIQMSRGTSINIPSSNGHIPMPRGTNISSSSSNGHMPMPRGTNIGSSSLNGHIQKPRGTKKPRGTNFNSSSSNGHVVMHKGQQIWRPKS